One window from the genome of Haliaeetus albicilla chromosome 26, bHalAlb1.1, whole genome shotgun sequence encodes:
- the PTGS1 gene encoding prostaglandin G/H synthase 1 yields MGGGYRARAPPAAGLRRAGLRLLLAHVVLLCAPGSAATDGSVDPCCYFPCQHQGVCVRVGLGGYECDCTRTGYFGANCTSPELWTRLHNLLKPSPAFYHFILTHFRWFWDIINSTFIRDTLMRLVLTVRANLIPSPPTFNSDYGYISWEAYSNVSYYTRVLPPVPDNCPTPMGTKGKQQLPDPQLLAERFLLRQKFEADPQGTNLMFAFFAQHFTHQFFKTSGKMGRGFTKALGHGVDLGHLYGDNLQRQHQLRLFRDGKLKFQVVDGEVYPPTVTDAPVHMVYPSSIPKEKQLAMGQEVFGLLPGLCMYATLWLREHNRVCDILKREHPTWSDEQLFQTARLILIGETIKIVIEDYVQHLSGYFLSLKFDPELLFGTQFQYRNRIAVEFNQLYHWHGLMPDSFIIQGEEYSYEQFLYNTSMLLDYGVEALVESFSKQIAGRIGGGQTINANVLNVAVGVIKESRQLRLQPFNEYRKRFGMKPYKSFQELTGEEEKAAELEELYGDIDALEFYPGLLLEKPQPNGIFGESMVEIGAPFSLKGLLGNPICSPEYWKPSTFGGETGFDIVKTASLEKLVCLNVKKCPYVAFHVPDAAEHGSPRSGGSSAEL; encoded by the exons ATGGGCGGTGGGTACCGGGCCCGGGCCCCTCCGGCCGCGGGGCTGCGCCGGGCCGGGCTGCGGCTGCTCCTCGCCCACGTCGTGCTGCTCTGCGCCCCCGGGAGCGCCGCGACCGACGGCTCCG TGGATCCCTGTTGTTATTTCCCCTGCCAGCACCAAGGGGTGTGCGTGAGGGTCGGCCTGGGAGGATACGAATGCGACTGCACGCGGACGGGATACTTCGGGGCCAACTGCACCTCCC CCGAGCTCTGGACGCGCCTCCACAACCTGCTGAAGCCCAGTCCTGCCTTCTACCACTTCATCCTGACCCACTTCAGGTGGTTTTGGGACATTATCAACAGCACCTTCATCAGGGACACGCTCATGAGGCTCGTGCTTACAG TTCGCGCCAATCTcatccccagcccccccacctTCAACTCTGACTACGGCTACATCAGCTGGGAGGCTTACTCCAACGTCAGCTATTACACCCGTGTCCTCCCGCCCGTGCCAGACAACTGCCCAACGCCAATGGGGACCAAAG ggaagcagcagctccccgacccccagctcctggcagagaGGTTCCTGCTGCGGCAGAAGTTTGAAGCCGATCCCCAAGGCACCAACCTGATGTTTGCCTTCTTCGCCCAGCATTTCACCCACCAGTTCTTCAAGACGTCTGGGAAGATGGGACGCGGCTTCACCAAGGCGCTGGGGCATGGG GTGGACCTTGGGCACTTATATGGGGACAACCTGCAGCGGCAGCACCAGCTGCGACTCTTCAGAGATGGGAAGCTGAAATTCCAG GTGGTGGATGGAGAGGTGTACCCCCCCACGGTCACCGATGCTCCAGTTCACATGGTCTACCCATCCAGCATCCccaaggagaagcagctggcGATGGGCCAGGAGGTGTTTGGGCTTCTGCCGGGGCTCTGCATGTACGCCACGCTCTGGCTGCGCGAGCACAACCGCGTCTGTGACATACTGAAACGGGAGCATCCCACCTGGAGCGACGAGCAGCTCTTCCAGACGGCTCGTCTCATCCTCATCG GGGAGACCATTAAGATCGTCATTGAAGACTACGTCCAGCACCTCAGTGGGTACTTCCTCAGCCTCAAGTTTGACCCCGAGCTGCTGTTTGGGACGCAGTTCCAGTACCGGAATCGCATCGCGGTGGAGTTCAACCAGCTCTATCACTGGCACGGGCTGATGCCCGACTCCTTCATCATCCAAGGGGAAGAGTACAGCTACGAGCAGTTCCTCTACAACACCTCCATGCTCCTGGACTACGGCGTGGAGGCGCTGGTGGAATCCTTTTCCAAGCAGATTGCAGGAAGG ATAGGTGGGGGACAAACCATCAATGCCAACGTCTTGAACGTGGCCGTTGGGGTCATCAAGGAATCCCGGCAGCTGAGGCTACAGCCGTTTAACGAGTATCGGAAGAGGTTTGGCATGAAGCCCTACAAGTCCTTCCAGGAGCTAACAG gagaagaagagaaggcgGCAGAGCTGGAAGAGTTGTATGGAGACATTGATGCTCTGGAGTTTTATCCGGGCTTGCTGCTTGAGAAACCCCAACCCAATGGTATTTTTGGGGAAAGCATGGTGGAGATCGGAGCTCCGTTTTCCCTGAAGGGGCTTCTTGGAAACCCCATCTGCTCCCCAGAGTACTGGAAACCCAGTACATTCGGTGGAGAAACTGGCTTTGACATAGTTAAGACAGCATCGCTCGAGAAGCTCGTGTGCCTCAATGTGAAGAAGTGCCCATACGTGGCGTTTCATGTGCCAGATGCTGCGGAACATGGTAGCCCTCGGAGCGGTGGATCATCTGCTGAGCTCTAG